In a genomic window of Streptococcus oralis:
- the nox gene encoding H2O-forming NADH oxidase, which translates to MSKIVVVGANHAGTACINTMLDNFGHENEIVVFDQNSNISFLGCGMALWIGEQIDGPEGLFYSDKEKLEAKGAKVYMNSPVLSIDYDNKVVTAEVEGKEHKESYDKLIFATGSTPILPPIEGVEIVKGNREFKATLENVQFVKLYQNAEEVIEKLEDKSKHLERIAVVGGGYIGVELAEAFERLGKEVVLVDIVDTVLNGYYDKDFTQMMAKNLEDHNIRLALGQTVKAIQGDGKVERLVTDKETFDVDMVVLAVGFRPNTALADGKIELFRNGAFLVDKKQETSIPGVYAVGDCATVYDNARKDTSYIALASNAVRTGIVGAYNACGHELEGIGVQGSNGISIYGLHMVSTGLTLEKAKAAGYNATETGFNDLQKPEFIKHDNHEVAIKIVFDKDSREILGAQMVSHDAAISMGIHMFSLAIQEHVTIDKLALTDLFFLPHFNKPYNYITMAALTAEK; encoded by the coding sequence ATGAGTAAAATCGTTGTAGTTGGTGCTAACCACGCTGGTACAGCTTGTATTAATACCATGTTGGACAACTTCGGTCATGAGAACGAAATCGTAGTATTTGATCAAAACTCAAATATTTCATTCCTTGGTTGTGGAATGGCGCTTTGGATCGGGGAACAAATTGACGGCCCAGAAGGTCTCTTCTACTCTGATAAAGAAAAATTGGAAGCAAAAGGTGCTAAAGTTTACATGAACTCACCAGTTCTTTCAATTGACTACGATAACAAAGTTGTGACTGCAGAAGTTGAAGGAAAAGAGCACAAAGAGTCTTATGATAAATTGATCTTTGCAACTGGTTCAACTCCAATCTTGCCTCCAATCGAAGGTGTTGAAATCGTTAAGGGCAACCGCGAATTCAAAGCGACTCTTGAAAATGTACAATTTGTTAAATTGTACCAAAACGCTGAAGAAGTTATTGAAAAACTTGAAGACAAGAGCAAACACCTTGAGCGCATTGCCGTTGTTGGTGGTGGTTACATCGGTGTTGAACTTGCAGAAGCCTTTGAGCGTCTTGGAAAAGAAGTGGTACTTGTCGATATCGTAGACACAGTCTTGAACGGCTACTATGATAAAGACTTCACTCAAATGATGGCGAAGAACTTGGAAGACCACAACATCCGCTTGGCTCTTGGTCAAACAGTTAAAGCCATCCAAGGTGATGGAAAAGTTGAACGCTTGGTAACAGACAAAGAAACATTTGATGTAGATATGGTGGTTCTTGCTGTTGGCTTCCGTCCAAACACAGCTCTTGCTGATGGTAAGATTGAACTCTTCCGTAACGGTGCCTTCCTTGTAGATAAGAAACAAGAAACATCTATCCCAGGTGTATACGCTGTTGGTGACTGTGCAACTGTTTATGACAATGCTCGTAAAGACACTAGCTACATCGCTCTTGCATCTAACGCTGTACGTACTGGTATCGTTGGTGCTTACAATGCTTGTGGACATGAATTGGAAGGAATTGGTGTACAAGGATCAAACGGTATTTCTATCTACGGTCTTCACATGGTTTCGACTGGTTTGACTCTTGAAAAAGCCAAAGCTGCAGGCTATAATGCAACTGAAACTGGCTTTAACGATCTTCAAAAACCAGAATTTATCAAACATGACAACCACGAAGTTGCCATCAAGATTGTTTTTGATAAAGACAGCCGCGAAATCCTTGGTGCACAAATGGTTTCACATGATGCAGCTATCAGTATGGGAATCCACATGTTCTCACTTGCTATCCAAGAGCATGTAACAATCGATAAATTGGCCTTGACAGATCTCTTCTTCTTGCCACACTTTAACAAACCATACAATTACATTACAATGGCTGCACTTACAGCTGAAAAATAA
- a CDS encoding arsenate reductase family protein yields the protein MLEFIEYPKCSTCKKAKNELDQLGLEYQDVHIVEETPSEDVILNWLETSGFEVKQFFNTSGIKYRELGLKDKVGSLSKQEAAKLLASDGMLLKRPILVENGAVKQIGYRKPYEDLGLR from the coding sequence ATGTTAGAATTTATCGAATACCCAAAATGTTCAACTTGTAAGAAAGCAAAAAATGAATTAGATCAACTTGGACTGGAATACCAAGATGTCCACATCGTAGAAGAAACACCAAGTGAAGACGTGATTTTAAACTGGTTGGAAACTTCCGGTTTTGAAGTGAAACAATTTTTCAATACCAGCGGGATCAAATATCGTGAACTGGGCTTGAAAGATAAGGTGGGAAGTTTGTCAAAACAAGAAGCAGCCAAGCTTCTAGCGAGTGATGGTATGTTATTGAAACGTCCAATTTTGGTGGAGAATGGTGCTGTTAAACAAATCGGCTATAGAAAACCCTATGAGGACTTAGGTTTGAGATAG
- the pdxS gene encoding pyridoxal 5'-phosphate synthase lyase subunit PdxS, producing the protein MTENRYELNKNLAQMLKGGVIMDVQNPEQARIAEAAGAAAVMALERIPADIRAAGGVSRMSDPKMIKEIQEAVSIPVMAKVRIGHFVEAQILEAIEIDYIDESEVLSPADDRFHVDKKEFQVPFVCGAKDLGEALRRIAEGASMIRTKGEPGTGDIVQAVRHMRMMNQEIRRIQNLREDELYVAAKDLQVPVELVQYVHEHGKLPVVNFAAGGVATPADAALMMQLGAEGVFVGSGIFKSGDPVKRASAIVKAVTNYQNPQILAQISEDLGEAMVGINENEIQILMAERGK; encoded by the coding sequence ATGACTGAAAATCGTTATGAACTAAATAAAAACTTGGCACAGATGCTCAAAGGTGGGGTTATCATGGACGTTCAAAACCCTGAACAGGCTCGTATCGCAGAGGCTGCTGGTGCGGCTGCTGTGATGGCCTTGGAACGGATTCCAGCTGATATTCGTGCAGCTGGTGGGGTTTCCCGTATGAGCGATCCAAAGATGATTAAGGAAATCCAAGAAGCGGTCAGCATTCCAGTGATGGCCAAGGTCAGAATCGGGCATTTTGTTGAAGCTCAGATTTTAGAGGCTATTGAGATTGACTATATCGATGAGAGTGAAGTGCTGTCTCCAGCAGACGATCGTTTCCATGTAGATAAGAAGGAATTTCAAGTTCCTTTTGTCTGTGGAGCTAAGGACTTGGGTGAAGCCTTGCGTCGTATCGCTGAAGGAGCTTCTATGATTCGCACAAAAGGAGAACCGGGGACAGGAGATATTGTTCAAGCCGTTCGCCATATGCGTATGATGAATCAGGAAATTCGCCGTATTCAAAATCTCCGTGAGGATGAACTTTATGTGGCTGCCAAGGACTTGCAAGTCCCTGTTGAATTGGTCCAATACGTCCATGAACATGGAAAATTACCAGTTGTAAACTTCGCAGCTGGAGGTGTGGCAACGCCAGCAGATGCTGCGCTGATGATGCAATTGGGGGCAGAGGGCGTCTTTGTCGGTTCAGGTATTTTCAAGTCAGGCGATCCTGTTAAACGAGCAAGTGCTATTGTTAAAGCTGTAACCAATTATCAAAATCCTCAAATTCTAGCTCAAATCTCTGAAGATCTAGGGGAAGCCATGGTTGGAATTAATGAGAATGAAATCCAAATTCTCATGGCTGAGCGAGGAAAATAG
- the trhA gene encoding PAQR family membrane homeostasis protein TrhA — protein MNTSLKLSKKLSFGEEIANSVTHAVGAVIMLILLPISSTYSYEAHGFLSSFGVSIFVISLFLMFLSSTIYHSMAYGSTHKYVLRIIDHSMIYVAIAGSYTPVVLTLMNNWFGYLIIAIQWGTTIFGILYKIFAKKVNEKFSLALYLIMGWLVLAIIPAIISQTTPIFWSLMVTGGLCYTVGAGFYAKKKPYFHMIWHLFILAASALQYIAIVYYM, from the coding sequence ATGAATACCAGTTTAAAACTCAGTAAAAAACTCAGTTTTGGAGAGGAGATTGCCAATAGCGTGACCCATGCTGTGGGTGCGGTTATCATGCTCATCCTACTCCCCATTTCATCCACCTATAGTTATGAAGCACACGGATTTTTATCATCTTTTGGCGTTTCTATCTTTGTTATCAGTCTCTTTCTCATGTTCCTCTCATCAACCATTTACCACTCTATGGCCTACGGTTCGACCCACAAATACGTCTTGCGAATCATCGACCATTCTATGATTTACGTGGCTATCGCAGGCTCTTATACGCCGGTTGTATTGACTTTGATGAATAACTGGTTTGGCTATCTGATCATTGCCATTCAGTGGGGAACGACCATCTTTGGCATCCTTTATAAAATCTTTGCTAAAAAGGTCAATGAGAAATTCAGCCTTGCCCTTTACCTGATCATGGGCTGGTTGGTTCTGGCTATCATTCCTGCCATTATCAGTCAAACAACACCAATTTTCTGGAGTCTCATGGTAACTGGCGGACTCTGTTATACAGTTGGAGCTGGATTTTACGCTAAGAAAAAACCTTATTTCCACATGATTTGGCATCTCTTTATCCTAGCAGCATCTGCACTCCAATATATCGCGATTGTTTATTACATGTAA
- a CDS encoding methylated-DNA--[protein]-cysteine S-methyltransferase has translation MKQNKYAKMLYPSPIGTLFLVADEQYLYGIWVQDQIHFERGLGDETIEEVVSHPVLDQVISYLDTYFDGCAQDLSSLPLAPIGTDFEKRVWAYLQAIPYGQTVTYGQIAQDLQVASAQAIGGAVGRNPWSILVPCHRVLGSGNRLTGYASGVEKKAWLLQHEGAAFQENKK, from the coding sequence ATGAAGCAGAATAAGTACGCAAAAATGCTCTACCCGTCGCCAATTGGAACCTTATTCTTAGTTGCTGACGAGCAATATCTGTATGGAATTTGGGTACAGGACCAAATTCATTTTGAGAGAGGATTAGGGGATGAAACGATAGAAGAAGTTGTTAGCCATCCTGTCCTAGACCAGGTTATTTCCTATTTGGATACTTACTTTGATGGATGTGCTCAAGATTTGTCTTCCTTGCCTCTGGCTCCCATTGGAACGGATTTTGAAAAGCGGGTCTGGGCTTACTTACAGGCCATTCCTTATGGTCAAACAGTAACTTACGGACAAATAGCTCAAGACTTGCAAGTGGCTTCTGCCCAAGCGATTGGTGGAGCAGTGGGGCGCAATCCTTGGTCCATACTTGTTCCCTGTCATCGGGTGCTGGGGTCAGGCAATCGCTTGACAGGCTATGCATCTGGAGTCGAAAAGAAAGCCTGGCTCTTGCAACATGAAGGTGCAGCATTTCAAGAAAATAAAAAATAG
- the pdxT gene encoding pyridoxal 5'-phosphate synthase glutaminase subunit PdxT, whose amino-acid sequence MKIGILALQGAFAEHEKVLDKLGVASVQIRNLDDFQKHQSDLAGLILPGGESTTMGKLLRDQNMLLPIREAILSGLPVFGTCAGLILLAKEITSQEESHLGTMDIVVERNAYGRQLGSFYTEAECKGVGQIPMTFIRGPIISSVGEGVEILATVDDQIVAAQEQNMLVTSFHPELTDDVRLHQYFINMCKEKS is encoded by the coding sequence ATGAAAATCGGAATATTAGCCTTGCAAGGTGCCTTTGCAGAGCATGAAAAAGTGCTAGATAAACTAGGAGTCGCTAGTGTCCAAATCAGAAATTTAGATGATTTTCAGAAACATCAGAGTGACTTGGCGGGTTTGATATTACCTGGTGGGGAGTCTACAACCATGGGCAAGCTCTTGCGTGACCAGAACATGCTGCTTCCCATCCGAGAAGCTATTTTATCTGGACTCCCAGTCTTTGGAACCTGCGCCGGTTTGATTTTGCTGGCTAAGGAAATCACTTCTCAGGAAGAAAGTCATCTTGGAACCATGGATATAGTGGTTGAGCGCAATGCTTATGGACGCCAACTAGGAAGCTTCTATACAGAGGCAGAATGTAAGGGAGTCGGTCAGATTCCCATGACTTTTATCCGTGGACCGATTATCAGCAGTGTTGGAGAGGGTGTAGAAATTCTAGCAACAGTTGATGATCAAATCGTTGCTGCGCAAGAACAGAATATGCTGGTAACCTCTTTTCATCCAGAATTGACAGATGATGTTCGCTTGCACCAGTATTTTATCAATATGTGTAAAGAAAAAAGTTGA
- a CDS encoding DUF1836 domain-containing protein, with the protein MNSNFSYPKWEDIPNIDLYLDQVLLYVNQVCAPISPDKEKGLTASMVNNYVKHGYLTKPDKKKYQRKQIARLIAITTLKSVFSIQEIAQTLNTLQTQASSDQLYDAFVDYMNHGIDPDNPIIQTSCQTVKLYHQTLDLILIKEEEEIQ; encoded by the coding sequence ATGAATTCTAACTTTTCCTACCCAAAATGGGAAGACATTCCAAACATTGACCTCTATCTGGATCAGGTTTTGCTTTATGTCAATCAAGTCTGTGCCCCTATTTCTCCAGATAAAGAAAAGGGCCTGACCGCATCCATGGTCAATAACTATGTCAAACACGGTTACCTGACAAAGCCTGACAAGAAAAAATACCAACGCAAACAGATTGCCCGTTTGATTGCCATCACCACTCTAAAGTCTGTCTTTTCGATCCAAGAAATCGCTCAGACACTGAATACTCTACAAACTCAAGCCAGTTCAGACCAGCTCTACGATGCTTTTGTGGACTACATGAACCATGGGATTGATCCAGATAATCCTATTATCCAAACCAGCTGTCAAACGGTTAAACTCTATCATCAAACTCTAGACTTAATCCTTATCAAAGAAGAGGAGGAAATCCAATGA
- a CDS encoding GNAT family N-acetyltransferase — MEIRLAFPNEVDAIMQVMENAKKCLAKSGSDQWQNGYPNADIIIDDIISGQAYVALEEGELLAYAAVTKSPEKSYEGIYEGSWQGGESEYLVFHRIAVAADVQGQGVAQTFLEGLIEGFDYLDFRSDTHAENKVMQHIFEKLGFQQVGKVPVDGERLAYQKLKK, encoded by the coding sequence ATGGAGATTCGTTTAGCTTTTCCAAATGAAGTAGATGCGATTATGCAGGTGATGGAGAATGCTAAAAAGTGCTTAGCCAAGTCTGGTAGCGACCAGTGGCAAAATGGCTATCCAAATGCCGATATCATTATCGATGATATCATCTCAGGTCAAGCCTATGTGGCCTTGGAAGAAGGAGAACTACTAGCCTATGCTGCTGTGACCAAGAGTCCAGAGAAATCCTATGAAGGCATTTATGAAGGAAGTTGGCAGGGGGGAGAATCAGAATATCTGGTCTTTCACCGTATCGCTGTGGCAGCAGATGTCCAAGGACAAGGAGTTGCTCAGACTTTCCTAGAAGGCTTGATTGAAGGTTTTGATTATCTAGATTTTCGTTCAGATACGCATGCAGAAAACAAGGTTATGCAGCATATCTTTGAAAAGCTAGGCTTTCAACAGGTTGGTAAGGTTCCAGTTGATGGGGAACGTTTGGCCTATCAGAAATTAAAAAAATGA